One window of the Fervidobacterium thailandense genome contains the following:
- a CDS encoding 4Fe-4S cluster-binding domain-containing protein, producing MYSEVLIHQRVGKPLVRVVRFSHGDHPSLPALSVYFQGCDAHPKCVGCHNPETWDFDENFEVDYIILKDRVIEKISMLLKVNEKVALVLLGGEPLSQRNRFWAISLARDVKQTFGDSVTVLVYTWRTMDDLLREGVDISYFDEMVLGRYEKSLHTGGFPASSNQVYLKREELPTF from the coding sequence ATGTACAGTGAAGTTTTAATCCATCAGCGTGTTGGAAAACCTCTCGTCAGGGTCGTACGATTCTCCCACGGAGATCACCCTTCGCTTCCAGCCTTGAGTGTATACTTCCAAGGTTGCGATGCTCACCCGAAGTGTGTTGGATGTCACAACCCAGAAACGTGGGATTTCGATGAAAACTTCGAGGTAGATTACATTATACTAAAGGACAGGGTTATCGAAAAAATCTCAATGTTGCTAAAGGTAAACGAAAAAGTCGCTTTGGTTCTGCTCGGTGGTGAGCCTTTGAGTCAGCGCAACCGTTTTTGGGCTATTTCTCTCGCAAGGGACGTAAAGCAAACTTTTGGAGACAGTGTGACGGTACTGGTGTACACGTGGAGAACCATGGACGATTTGCTGCGCGAAGGTGTTGACATAAGCTATTTCGATGAGATGGTCCTTGGAAGGTATGAGAAAAGCTTACACACCGGAGGGTTTCCCGCCTCGTCCAACCAGGTTTATTTGAAAAGGGAAGAACTACCAACTTTTTAG
- a CDS encoding anaerobic ribonucleoside-triphosphate reductase, with the protein MSKLLDALKMFSFSPDFVEELANAPEAFLELEGLTWQLDPVTFTERFFNNGILNSTIDANANVRSTNVYTYLNEVSKPWTKLYSLYHIYEKMKELFGQEDAQKFLRYQIYGDIYVHDAHHAAFAPYCYAYSLRPIVEKGLFFIDTIKSTPAKHLSSFIQHVIQFVMFASNQQSGAVGLPDFFVWLTYFYNKDLREGLIPKGMEKTYLYQHFQIFTYSINQPIRGTQSPYTNFTYLDRNYIRTIFEGEKYPDGTNITDYVEDIIALQKEYWEWISREREKQMFTFPVLTASLLYKDGKFVDEDSARFINKVNMKWQDTNWYISDSIDAVASCCRLTSSTRELKFKLGPEKLAGMSNSIGGSDLNIGSFKVVTINLPRIALETRNKEAFLKKLEDKVILVQKVLAAIRNIIQERIQQGVLPLYSLGLMDLNRQYGTVGINGLYEALEILGLTTEDIDGLKYTEEGEDFAHRILDKIRELNDKAFETFGFTFNIEQVPAEKAAVTLAEKDRILYGTEYILYSNQWLPLTTNTDVLNRIRYSGMFDKKVSGGAILHINLEAPFRSEEESWKMVNLVARMGVIYFAFNHRISVCEDGHAFYGEKCSTCGKPKVDEFMRIVGYLVPVRSFNKVRQKFEYPRRVFYNPLMREESECVIKRLNEK; encoded by the coding sequence ATGTCAAAGCTACTTGATGCGTTGAAGATGTTCTCGTTTTCTCCTGATTTCGTTGAAGAACTTGCTAACGCTCCTGAAGCTTTCCTCGAACTCGAAGGTCTTACATGGCAACTGGATCCAGTGACGTTTACGGAGAGGTTCTTCAACAACGGGATCCTGAACTCAACAATCGATGCGAACGCAAACGTCAGAAGCACTAACGTGTACACTTACCTCAACGAAGTTTCGAAACCGTGGACCAAGTTGTATTCTCTTTACCACATTTACGAAAAGATGAAGGAACTCTTCGGCCAGGAGGATGCACAAAAATTTCTGAGGTACCAAATCTACGGGGACATCTACGTTCACGACGCACATCACGCCGCTTTCGCACCGTATTGCTATGCTTATTCGTTGAGACCTATCGTTGAAAAGGGACTCTTCTTCATCGACACGATAAAGTCGACCCCAGCCAAGCATCTGTCTTCGTTCATCCAACACGTTATACAGTTTGTCATGTTCGCTTCCAACCAGCAATCTGGTGCCGTCGGACTACCGGATTTCTTTGTCTGGCTCACGTACTTTTACAATAAAGACTTACGGGAAGGGCTTATTCCAAAAGGAATGGAAAAGACCTACTTGTACCAGCACTTTCAAATCTTCACCTACTCGATCAACCAACCAATCAGGGGCACGCAATCACCGTACACAAACTTCACCTACTTGGATAGAAACTACATCAGGACGATTTTCGAGGGAGAGAAATATCCCGATGGAACGAACATCACCGATTACGTAGAAGACATTATCGCACTCCAGAAGGAGTACTGGGAGTGGATTTCCAGAGAACGCGAAAAGCAGATGTTCACATTCCCGGTTCTGACAGCATCGTTACTTTACAAAGATGGCAAATTCGTCGACGAGGATAGTGCACGTTTCATCAACAAGGTGAACATGAAATGGCAGGATACGAACTGGTATATCTCCGATAGTATTGACGCCGTCGCGTCCTGCTGTAGGTTAACAAGCTCTACAAGGGAACTGAAGTTCAAACTTGGACCAGAAAAACTGGCCGGAATGTCGAACTCAATAGGTGGTTCGGACTTGAATATCGGTTCGTTCAAGGTTGTTACAATAAATCTACCACGGATAGCACTTGAGACAAGGAACAAGGAAGCATTTCTAAAAAAGCTTGAGGACAAAGTAATTCTCGTTCAGAAAGTTCTTGCGGCTATTCGGAACATAATACAAGAGCGTATCCAGCAAGGTGTGCTTCCACTCTACAGCCTTGGTTTGATGGATCTCAACAGACAGTATGGAACGGTAGGAATCAACGGACTCTATGAAGCTCTTGAGATACTTGGACTGACCACGGAAGATATCGACGGCTTGAAGTACACCGAAGAAGGCGAAGATTTTGCCCACAGGATACTCGATAAAATCAGAGAACTCAACGACAAGGCCTTCGAAACTTTTGGATTCACATTCAACATCGAGCAGGTCCCGGCGGAAAAAGCTGCAGTCACGCTCGCGGAAAAGGATAGAATTCTCTATGGAACAGAATACATCCTCTACTCAAACCAGTGGTTACCTCTCACAACGAATACCGATGTTTTGAACAGGATACGGTACTCGGGCATGTTCGATAAAAAAGTCTCCGGTGGAGCCATACTGCACATAAACCTCGAAGCACCGTTTAGAAGTGAAGAAGAATCTTGGAAGATGGTCAATCTGGTGGCCCGGATGGGAGTCATATACTTTGCGTTCAACCACCGAATTAGCGTATGCGAAGATGGACACGCGTTCTACGGTGAGAAATGTTCCACGTGTGGCAAACCGAAGGTCGATGAGTTTATGAGAATTGTCGGTTACCTTGTGCCTGTACGTTCCTTCAACAAGGTGAGGCAGAAGTTCGAGTATCCAAGGCGCGTTTTCTACAACCCTTTGATGCGAGAGGAAAGTGAATGTGTGATTAAACGATTAAATGAAAAATAA
- the pulA gene encoding type I pullulanase, producing MRKFLGLTVFSLLVVFLAVLSFAETELIIHYHRWDGNYEGWNLWIWWVEPISKEGAAYQFTERDDFGVVARVKFPVTLTKVGIIVRLGEWREKDVAMDRFITIKDGKAEVWLLQGIEQIFTSRPDTSPRVLFAQARAQDTIEAFLTGQVDTTRAKARVTVDGVERKVARLEKANPTDTSRTNHVKIVLAEPLKLDEVNKDVFVEVEGYKPARVIMMEILDRIYYDGPLGFDYTPQRTIIRVWSPVSKTVDLLLYKKWDDKEPTRIVPMKYIGNGAWEAVLEGDWEGWFYRLRYFSYGEYRESVDYFSKAVTKNSAKSAIIDFKKTNPVGWEKVRIRPLESYVDAIIYEIHVADITGLPNSGAKNRGLYLGLTEKGTRGPNGVTTGLDHLVELGVTHVHILPTTDFWTGDEGDKDFEKSYNWGYDPYLFTVPEGRYATDPVDPYVRIREYKEMVKALYENGIGVIMDMVFPHTWGVGVMSPFDTAVPYYFYRIDKTGAYLNESGCGNVMATERPMLRKYVIDTLKWWVTEYKISGFRFDQMGLMDYNTMIQIQKELHAIDRSIILYGEPWGGWGAPIRFGKAQVGGTRIAAFNDEFRDAIRGSVFNATVRGFVMGALAMETRIKRGVAGSIEYDEIITSFAKSPEETINYAECHDNHTLWDKNYLAAQADPTTKWTEEMLKDAQKLAGVILLTAQGVPFLHGGQDFCRTKNFDENSYSSPISINGYDYARKAQFIDVFEYYKGLIQMRKDHPAFRLRTADEIRKKLSFLPSPRKTVAFVIKDENDPWKEILVFFNGDTKAVEYNLPDGVWNVVVDKDKVSQTPMYQLSGKITVKPTSALVMYRAK from the coding sequence ATGCGGAAATTCTTGGGTTTGACTGTTTTTTCCTTGTTGGTAGTGTTTCTTGCGGTCTTGTCTTTTGCCGAAACGGAACTCATCATCCATTATCACAGGTGGGATGGGAACTACGAAGGCTGGAATCTGTGGATTTGGTGGGTTGAACCGATTTCCAAAGAAGGTGCGGCCTACCAATTTACAGAACGCGACGATTTCGGTGTGGTAGCACGTGTCAAATTCCCAGTCACACTTACTAAGGTTGGTATCATCGTCAGACTTGGCGAGTGGCGAGAAAAAGATGTTGCGATGGATAGATTTATAACGATCAAAGACGGTAAAGCGGAGGTGTGGCTGTTGCAGGGGATTGAACAGATATTCACCTCAAGACCGGATACCAGTCCAAGGGTACTCTTTGCCCAAGCGAGGGCACAGGACACGATAGAAGCCTTCTTGACAGGACAAGTTGACACTACAAGGGCAAAGGCGCGTGTCACCGTCGACGGCGTAGAAAGGAAAGTTGCACGGTTGGAGAAGGCTAATCCAACGGATACGTCCAGGACCAACCATGTGAAGATCGTATTGGCTGAACCGCTCAAACTGGACGAAGTGAACAAGGATGTTTTTGTGGAAGTTGAGGGCTACAAACCGGCAAGGGTTATCATGATGGAAATCCTCGACAGGATCTACTACGATGGGCCTCTTGGATTCGATTACACTCCACAGCGAACGATAATCAGGGTATGGTCACCCGTATCCAAGACCGTTGATCTGCTACTTTACAAAAAGTGGGATGACAAAGAACCGACCCGCATTGTACCGATGAAGTACATCGGTAACGGGGCTTGGGAAGCCGTTTTGGAAGGTGACTGGGAAGGTTGGTTCTACAGGTTGAGGTACTTCAGCTACGGTGAGTACCGTGAAAGTGTTGATTACTTCTCGAAAGCTGTTACGAAAAACTCTGCAAAGAGTGCCATCATCGATTTCAAAAAGACCAATCCCGTTGGTTGGGAAAAGGTCAGGATCAGGCCGCTTGAGTCTTACGTGGATGCCATCATTTACGAAATCCACGTGGCGGATATAACCGGCCTTCCAAATTCTGGAGCGAAAAACAGAGGACTGTACCTTGGATTGACTGAAAAGGGTACGCGTGGACCAAACGGTGTAACTACCGGTTTAGATCATCTCGTTGAACTGGGTGTAACACACGTCCACATACTTCCAACAACGGACTTCTGGACTGGTGACGAGGGCGATAAGGACTTTGAGAAGAGCTACAACTGGGGTTATGATCCGTACTTGTTCACTGTTCCAGAGGGAAGATACGCTACAGACCCTGTGGATCCTTACGTAAGAATAAGGGAATACAAAGAGATGGTAAAAGCTCTCTATGAGAATGGCATCGGTGTAATTATGGACATGGTCTTCCCGCACACCTGGGGCGTTGGCGTGATGTCACCGTTTGACACCGCGGTACCTTACTATTTCTACAGGATCGACAAAACGGGAGCTTACTTGAACGAAAGCGGTTGCGGTAACGTAATGGCCACGGAGCGTCCAATGCTCAGAAAGTACGTCATCGATACGCTCAAATGGTGGGTTACCGAATACAAAATCAGCGGATTCAGATTTGACCAGATGGGATTAATGGATTACAACACGATGATACAGATTCAGAAAGAGCTCCATGCGATCGACCGCTCTATAATCCTCTACGGTGAGCCTTGGGGCGGTTGGGGAGCTCCGATCAGGTTTGGAAAGGCACAAGTTGGTGGTACCAGGATCGCTGCTTTCAACGACGAATTCAGGGATGCAATAAGAGGTTCCGTGTTCAACGCAACAGTTAGGGGCTTTGTCATGGGAGCACTTGCGATGGAAACAAGAATCAAGAGAGGCGTTGCAGGAAGCATTGAGTACGATGAGATAATTACGAGCTTTGCAAAGAGTCCTGAGGAGACGATAAATTACGCAGAATGTCACGACAACCACACACTCTGGGACAAGAATTACCTTGCAGCCCAAGCTGACCCAACAACAAAGTGGACTGAGGAGATGCTAAAGGACGCACAAAAACTTGCAGGCGTTATCCTCTTAACGGCTCAGGGTGTTCCATTCCTCCACGGAGGTCAAGATTTCTGCAGAACGAAGAATTTTGATGAAAACTCCTACAGCTCACCAATTTCGATAAACGGGTACGACTATGCGAGAAAGGCTCAGTTCATAGATGTCTTTGAATACTACAAAGGATTAATCCAGATGAGGAAGGATCATCCGGCGTTCAGACTGAGGACAGCCGACGAAATCAGGAAGAAGCTATCCTTCCTCCCATCGCCGAGAAAGACGGTAGCGTTCGTAATTAAGGATGAGAATGATCCATGGAAAGAAATCCTCGTTTTCTTCAACGGTGATACCAAAGCGGTTGAGTATAACCTACCGGACGGTGTTTGGAACGTTGTTGTTGACAAAGATAAGGTCAGTCAGACGCCGATGTACCAGCTAAGTGGAAAGATTACGGTAAAACCGACATCAGCACTCGTCATGTACCGCGCAAAGTAA
- a CDS encoding phosphate ABC transporter substrate-binding protein PstS family protein has protein sequence MRKFLLVVLAILGVFTVFANTLVIKGSNTMLDFAQLWVEEFKKMYPQVKVTLEGAGSSTGIAALFNKTTDIANSSRWLRDSEIQRMFQEKQWFAPILVAWDGIAIVVHKDLPISNITLQQLKDIYTGKITRWNQIDPNLPARDIIAFSRNTASGTFEVFNEKVLKGERMSPRVRMLESSMAELETVAKTPFSIAYFGVGYVDQSVKVLSVEGIMPNKQNILSGKYPLARPLYVFINVTEGWPEEGPLADFLKFIMSKRGQELVERAGFVAALGQ, from the coding sequence ATGAGGAAGTTTCTGTTAGTTGTGTTAGCGATTCTGGGAGTTTTCACGGTTTTCGCGAACACCCTGGTCATCAAAGGTTCCAACACCATGCTTGATTTTGCCCAGCTGTGGGTCGAGGAATTCAAAAAGATGTATCCACAAGTCAAGGTAACTCTGGAGGGTGCCGGTAGTTCCACCGGAATAGCCGCGCTGTTCAACAAGACAACGGACATTGCAAACTCCAGCCGCTGGTTGAGGGATTCAGAAATCCAGAGAATGTTCCAGGAAAAGCAGTGGTTTGCTCCGATACTCGTTGCGTGGGACGGGATTGCAATAGTCGTTCACAAAGACCTTCCCATCAGCAACATCACACTCCAGCAGTTGAAAGACATTTACACGGGTAAGATAACCAGGTGGAACCAGATCGATCCAAACCTCCCAGCAAGGGACATCATAGCGTTCTCTAGGAACACCGCATCCGGTACGTTTGAAGTGTTCAACGAAAAAGTTCTGAAAGGTGAAAGGATGTCCCCAAGGGTTAGAATGCTCGAATCCTCCATGGCGGAGCTTGAGACTGTTGCAAAAACACCGTTCTCCATCGCGTACTTTGGCGTTGGATACGTTGACCAGTCAGTTAAAGTGCTTTCCGTCGAAGGTATAATGCCGAACAAACAGAACATCCTTTCTGGAAAATACCCACTCGCAAGGCCACTGTACGTCTTCATCAACGTAACTGAGGGTTGGCCAGAAGAAGGACCGCTTGCCGATTTCCTCAAGTTCATCATGTCCAAGAGAGGTCAGGAGCTTGTTGAAAGGGCTGGATTTGTAGCGGCACTCGGTCAATAA
- a CDS encoding PstC family ABC transporter permease: MRREIKDKTRKFLLLLSSTIAIMALFGIYAFLIKESYPALRDVGAELFLSDQWYPVWEPPEFGMRALIISSLIVTIFGTSLVIPVSYFIAIYLHGYASSREKGFIRRIFEYLSGMPSVVIAFVFLAFVSPLFVKFGIYSPQNLLLALMGLFFLTIPLAVTLILESLDSVPIQLEEASAALGAKEFTTYTKITSRAALPGILNAIVLTANRIVGETIVVLLLGGGAAMVPRSPFDPMKTLTAAIASEMPETPRGSTHYHALFAAGLILIIFSTIFELISMQILRRHKK; encoded by the coding sequence TTGAGACGAGAGATTAAGGACAAGACGAGGAAATTTTTGTTATTGTTGTCTTCAACGATAGCCATAATGGCTCTGTTTGGTATATACGCCTTCCTTATTAAGGAATCTTATCCTGCCCTCCGAGACGTCGGGGCAGAACTTTTTCTTTCCGACCAGTGGTATCCTGTTTGGGAACCACCGGAATTCGGAATGCGCGCGCTTATTATTAGCTCACTAATAGTTACGATATTCGGTACGTCGCTCGTTATCCCCGTAAGTTACTTCATCGCAATTTACCTCCATGGTTATGCGTCTTCCAGGGAGAAAGGATTCATCAGGAGGATTTTCGAGTACCTCTCCGGAATGCCTTCCGTTGTTATCGCGTTCGTTTTCTTGGCGTTCGTCAGTCCGCTCTTTGTGAAATTCGGTATCTACTCGCCTCAGAACTTGTTACTTGCATTGATGGGATTGTTCTTCCTAACGATCCCCCTGGCCGTAACCTTGATTCTCGAATCTCTCGATAGTGTTCCCATTCAACTTGAGGAAGCGAGTGCGGCCCTGGGTGCAAAGGAATTCACAACGTACACCAAAATTACCAGTCGAGCTGCGCTACCGGGAATACTGAACGCGATCGTGCTCACCGCTAACAGAATCGTGGGTGAAACGATCGTTGTGTTGCTGCTCGGTGGAGGAGCGGCGATGGTACCACGAAGCCCGTTCGACCCGATGAAGACGTTAACAGCAGCAATTGCGAGTGAAATGCCGGAAACTCCGAGAGGTTCCACGCACTATCATGCCCTTTTCGCAGCGGGTTTGATTCTTATCATCTTCTCAACAATCTTCGAACTGATATCTATGCAAATACTGAGGAGGCATAAGAAATGA
- the pstA gene encoding phosphate ABC transporter permease PstA: protein MTRPNKPSKAKILLGILVYTISALIVILFLMAFVPGFKYFSVDFFTKFPTGGMTAGGILPAIVGSALITAVSLAISVPLGIFLGIVLSEYNMTYIKFAVTVLSGIPSVVYGLFGLGLFCIAMGMRTSILAGGLTLSLMVLPVISSAVYETMRAIPRELREAAYALGARKSEVIFEMLLPAAKKSILTVAFVSAGRAIGETAPLILTAAAFYVTELPRSLLSPAMTLPTHLYFLAAAYGQKARWMAQGTASVLVLFVIITYTLAFMFRRESK, encoded by the coding sequence ATGACGCGACCGAACAAACCGTCTAAAGCAAAGATCCTTCTTGGAATCCTTGTTTACACAATCTCAGCGCTGATAGTTATACTTTTCTTGATGGCCTTCGTTCCAGGTTTCAAATACTTCTCCGTCGACTTCTTCACCAAATTTCCAACCGGTGGGATGACCGCGGGTGGTATACTGCCGGCCATCGTAGGCTCCGCACTGATTACAGCTGTGTCGTTGGCTATCTCCGTTCCTCTCGGAATATTCTTGGGTATCGTACTGTCGGAGTATAATATGACCTACATAAAGTTCGCGGTAACTGTTTTAAGTGGTATTCCTTCCGTAGTCTACGGCCTTTTCGGTCTTGGGCTATTCTGTATAGCGATGGGTATGCGCACATCGATCTTAGCAGGAGGCTTAACACTCTCGTTGATGGTTCTTCCAGTTATTTCTTCCGCCGTGTACGAAACAATGCGCGCAATACCGCGCGAACTCAGGGAAGCGGCTTACGCACTTGGAGCCAGAAAGAGCGAAGTCATATTTGAAATGCTCTTACCAGCCGCCAAAAAGTCGATCCTCACGGTGGCTTTCGTTTCAGCAGGAAGGGCCATCGGAGAAACAGCGCCGCTCATACTCACAGCTGCGGCATTTTACGTCACCGAGCTTCCCAGGTCACTTCTATCACCGGCCATGACATTACCTACGCATCTGTACTTCCTTGCAGCGGCTTACGGTCAGAAGGCCAGGTGGATGGCCCAGGGAACCGCATCGGTGCTTGTTTTGTTCGTTATTATAACCTACACCTTAGCCTTCATGTTCAGGAGGGAGAGCAAATGA
- the pstB gene encoding phosphate ABC transporter ATP-binding protein PstB yields the protein MTDIVIEIKDFNAYYGPKKAVKNANVKIQKNKITAIMGPSGCGKSTLLRSINRINDLIPEFRAEGEILFHGKNIYDKDTDVYMLRRRIGMVFQKPTPFPMSIFDNIAYGLKLIGITDKRELKERVKWALEKAALWDEVKDELEKSALKLSGGQQQRLCIARAIAIEPEVILFDEPTSALDPVATGKIEQLIEELAEEYTIVIVTHNIGQAARISDYAIFMFQGEIIEQNTTSELLRNPKHEITQEYLSGKIG from the coding sequence ATGACGGATATCGTAATTGAAATAAAGGATTTCAACGCTTACTACGGTCCGAAAAAGGCAGTGAAAAATGCAAACGTCAAGATACAGAAGAACAAGATCACGGCCATAATGGGACCATCAGGATGCGGTAAATCTACATTGCTGAGGAGTATCAACAGGATAAACGACTTGATTCCAGAGTTTCGCGCGGAAGGTGAAATACTCTTCCATGGCAAGAACATATACGACAAGGACACCGACGTGTACATGCTCAGAAGGCGCATAGGTATGGTTTTCCAAAAACCGACACCGTTCCCGATGAGTATCTTCGACAACATCGCCTACGGTTTAAAACTCATCGGCATCACGGACAAACGGGAACTAAAAGAACGCGTAAAATGGGCACTTGAAAAGGCCGCGCTTTGGGATGAAGTTAAAGACGAACTCGAGAAAAGCGCTCTGAAACTTTCCGGAGGTCAGCAACAAAGGCTGTGTATAGCAAGGGCGATAGCAATTGAACCAGAAGTGATTCTCTTCGATGAACCCACAAGCGCTCTTGACCCAGTTGCCACCGGGAAAATCGAGCAGTTGATAGAAGAACTCGCGGAAGAATACACGATAGTAATCGTGACGCACAACATAGGTCAGGCAGCACGTATATCAGATTACGCTATCTTCATGTTCCAAGGAGAGATAATCGAACAAAATACCACATCCGAGTTGCTCAGGAATCCAAAACATGAAATCACACAGGAATACCTCAGCGGAAAGATTGGATAA
- the phoU gene encoding phosphate signaling complex protein PhoU, which translates to MTERHHFEKEYSLLRAELVKMVSLVSDSIDMASKAFETLDRNLAQRVIDLDNEIDNLNREIENIVYDIIARFNPLGKDLRYVVAAIKLANNLERIADHACNFAEKTIWIAQNLPSFTPSQTLKEMFGRVIQMLQNTVIAFSRRDINVAIETWKMDDIIDDLDRKVTSDVENKDPHELVLNVLFSRDLERVADHLTNLCEEIVFIETGRELRELI; encoded by the coding sequence ATGACCGAACGCCACCACTTTGAAAAGGAATACTCGCTTCTGAGAGCTGAATTGGTCAAGATGGTGTCTTTGGTTTCCGATTCCATCGATATGGCTTCGAAAGCCTTTGAAACGCTGGATCGTAACTTGGCTCAGCGCGTCATCGATCTCGATAACGAGATCGACAATCTCAACCGTGAGATAGAGAACATCGTATATGACATCATTGCCCGCTTCAATCCGCTTGGAAAGGACTTAAGGTACGTAGTAGCGGCGATAAAGCTCGCAAACAACTTGGAACGTATCGCCGATCATGCATGTAATTTTGCAGAAAAAACTATTTGGATCGCCCAGAACCTACCAAGTTTCACACCTTCGCAAACGCTCAAAGAGATGTTTGGACGCGTAATACAAATGCTCCAGAACACCGTTATTGCTTTCTCGCGGCGTGACATCAACGTTGCCATCGAAACCTGGAAGATGGATGACATCATCGACGACTTGGATCGTAAGGTAACATCCGATGTTGAGAACAAAGATCCCCACGAACTGGTGTTGAACGTACTCTTCTCCAGAGACTTGGAACGCGTTGCTGACCACTTGACGAACCTTTGTGAAGAAATCGTCTTTATCGAAACTGGAAGGGAGCTCAGGGAACTCATATGA
- a CDS encoding response regulator transcription factor encodes MRVLVVEDEKIIAESLLRLLESEGFECKHAAGINEMYNILETFNPDVILLDLMLPDGNALNEIQEIRTKFPDAGIIIISAKSTDLDKILGIELGADDYVGKPFNPREVVARVKAFIRRTKGSKEVIRYGKLEIYPEDYVVTYDGVPIELTSKEFEILRLLARRPDRVFSREQILEEVWKDDFEVFDRVVDVHINSLRKKLGKNWIVTVRGVGYKFSKKGDVAKDED; translated from the coding sequence ATGAGGGTGCTCGTCGTTGAGGACGAAAAAATAATAGCCGAGAGTCTGTTAAGACTTCTCGAATCTGAGGGTTTCGAATGCAAACACGCAGCTGGAATAAATGAAATGTATAACATTTTGGAAACGTTCAATCCAGACGTCATACTCCTTGACTTGATGTTGCCAGACGGCAACGCGCTCAACGAAATTCAGGAGATAAGAACAAAATTTCCTGATGCCGGCATTATTATCATCTCGGCAAAGAGCACTGACCTTGATAAGATCCTTGGGATAGAGCTCGGCGCGGACGATTACGTTGGGAAACCGTTTAACCCGAGGGAAGTTGTTGCGCGAGTGAAAGCGTTCATAAGGAGAACAAAGGGCTCTAAGGAAGTCATCAGGTACGGCAAACTCGAGATTTACCCGGAGGATTACGTGGTAACGTACGATGGGGTACCAATCGAGCTGACTTCCAAGGAATTTGAAATTCTCAGGTTGCTCGCACGTCGACCTGATCGTGTGTTCTCGCGCGAACAGATTCTCGAAGAAGTGTGGAAAGACGACTTTGAAGTCTTTGACAGGGTGGTAGATGTACACATAAACAGCCTAAGAAAGAAACTGGGGAAGAACTGGATTGTCACCGTCAGAGGTGTGGGGTACAAATTCTCCAAAAAGGGTGACGTTGCGAAAGATGAAGATTGA
- a CDS encoding sensor histidine kinase, with protein sequence MKIDTCHQLLEYIEDPVFLLQKTTIIWQNRGSMEYFSEAVGLNCFDFFVFDKPDALVEGISTGRDVKFESKVFTQKKGGWLYFQVIYAAEPEMLIFKDISEKRRLNEAKLNLSTMLVHEVKNPLGVLKTVLAELIEEEDSPEKIEKLWMADKQVHRLERIVQQIEYITMAQLGLYKPKNEKIDVLELVEDVLEDLQHLIAEKKIEVVRKIDVQTLEADRFILRTILRNVLSNALKYSLPNSKVLLEINERELIVKDFGIGIPENELERVFERFYRTPMAVKMASGSGLGLPVVKYLANLAGYEIELSSKYMIGTTFKLKFRS encoded by the coding sequence ATGAAGATTGACACATGCCACCAATTGCTCGAATACATTGAAGATCCTGTATTTTTACTCCAAAAGACCACCATTATCTGGCAAAATAGAGGTTCTATGGAATACTTTTCCGAAGCGGTAGGCCTAAATTGCTTTGATTTCTTTGTCTTCGACAAACCCGATGCGTTGGTCGAGGGCATAAGTACCGGGAGAGATGTAAAGTTTGAATCGAAGGTCTTCACACAAAAGAAGGGTGGCTGGCTTTACTTCCAGGTAATTTACGCCGCCGAACCGGAGATGCTCATATTCAAAGATATATCGGAAAAACGCAGATTGAACGAGGCAAAACTCAACCTCTCGACGATGCTCGTGCATGAAGTTAAGAACCCTCTCGGGGTACTCAAAACAGTACTGGCTGAGCTTATCGAGGAAGAAGATTCCCCTGAGAAGATAGAAAAACTCTGGATGGCCGACAAACAAGTTCACCGACTCGAGCGCATCGTCCAGCAAATCGAGTACATCACGATGGCCCAATTGGGACTGTACAAACCAAAAAACGAAAAAATCGACGTTTTGGAATTAGTTGAGGACGTTCTGGAGGATTTACAACACCTCATCGCAGAAAAGAAAATCGAAGTTGTAAGGAAAATCGATGTTCAAACACTGGAAGCGGACAGGTTCATCTTGAGAACCATTCTGAGAAACGTACTTTCCAACGCCTTGAAGTATTCTCTGCCAAATTCGAAGGTTCTTCTGGAGATAAACGAGAGAGAGCTCATCGTGAAGGACTTCGGAATAGGAATACCAGAGAACGAGCTTGAGCGAGTCTTCGAACGTTTCTATCGCACCCCTATGGCGGTAAAAATGGCCTCCGGTTCGGGCTTAGGATTACCAGTCGTGAAGTACCTTGCAAACCTCGCCGGTTACGAAATAGAACTTAGCTCCAAGTACATGATCGGAACTACCTTTAAATTAAAATTCCGCAGCTGA